A region of Myxococcus stipitatus DSM 14675 DNA encodes the following proteins:
- a CDS encoding amidohydrolase family protein, whose translation MEGRLLLKNCAVFRADGRVRRGMAVVVEGGVIRRVAPDVQVPVLPGDWEVACRGRLVAPGLVDSHSHLVNGQLLPPNGQFLLLPPRERLERMRRVARHVTSEDIEALTRFAAARALRDGVTLVVEHLACSDVAGGLAAQARASESVGLRLVTSHSTHSMDGASQADGWLEANADFARRHAKHRLVRGALGFHASYTCEDALLSRIAKLSNELDVPTVFHLAENEDDLSTTYARHGQRVVPRLDALGLLGPRAIAGYARALDSAEVARLEQSQTFVSLAARGVRTLERGTDPMEAILLRLHLLGLGTGGHGTLQEELLAALVGVLRISRAGHLPDVDSTLAHLLVSGPAELCTRLFGLPSGTVEEGSIADLVVYDSVPAADPETGYSPYLIGQLSRSPVAWTVVDGRVRVREGQLLGTDYVDLSRAATEALERVWSRARLGS comes from the coding sequence ATGGAAGGTCGCCTGCTGCTGAAGAACTGCGCCGTGTTCCGGGCGGATGGACGGGTCCGGCGTGGAATGGCCGTGGTGGTCGAGGGCGGCGTCATTCGCCGCGTCGCGCCCGATGTCCAGGTGCCTGTCCTTCCAGGTGACTGGGAAGTGGCCTGCCGGGGACGGCTCGTGGCCCCGGGCCTGGTGGACAGCCATTCCCATCTCGTCAACGGCCAGCTCCTCCCGCCCAACGGGCAGTTCCTCCTGCTTCCTCCTCGCGAGCGCTTGGAGCGCATGCGCCGCGTGGCCCGGCACGTCACCTCCGAGGACATCGAAGCGCTCACCCGCTTCGCCGCCGCGCGAGCGCTGCGCGACGGCGTCACGCTGGTCGTCGAGCACCTGGCCTGCTCGGACGTGGCGGGGGGACTCGCCGCCCAGGCCCGCGCCTCCGAGAGCGTGGGCCTCCGGCTCGTGACGAGTCACTCCACCCACAGCATGGACGGAGCATCGCAGGCCGACGGGTGGCTCGAGGCCAACGCGGACTTCGCCCGCCGCCACGCGAAGCACCGGCTGGTGCGCGGGGCCCTGGGCTTCCACGCGTCGTACACCTGCGAGGACGCGCTCCTCTCGCGCATCGCGAAGCTCAGCAACGAGCTCGACGTCCCCACCGTCTTCCACCTCGCGGAGAACGAGGACGACCTCAGCACCACGTATGCGCGGCATGGCCAGCGCGTCGTCCCTCGCCTGGATGCGCTGGGGCTGCTGGGGCCTCGGGCCATCGCGGGGTATGCCCGCGCGCTCGACAGCGCGGAGGTCGCGCGCCTCGAGCAGAGTCAGACCTTCGTTTCGCTCGCGGCCCGAGGTGTGCGGACGCTGGAGCGCGGCACGGACCCGATGGAGGCCATCCTCCTGCGCCTGCACCTGCTCGGACTGGGCACGGGCGGGCACGGCACGCTGCAGGAGGAGCTGCTCGCGGCGCTCGTGGGGGTCCTTCGCATCTCCCGCGCGGGGCACCTGCCGGACGTGGACAGCACCCTTGCGCACCTGCTCGTCAGTGGCCCCGCGGAGCTGTGCACCCGCTTGTTCGGTCTGCCTTCGGGCACCGTCGAGGAAGGCAGCATCGCGGACCTCGTCGTCTATGACTCCGTGCCCGCGGCCGACCCGGAAACCGGTTACTCGCCGTACCTGATTGGTCAGCTCTCCCGCTCGCCCGTGGCGTGGACGGTGGTGGATGGCCGCGTCCGTGTGCGCGAGGGCCAGTTGTTGGGCACCGACTACGTGGACCTGTCCCGCGCCGCCACCGAGGCGCTGGAGCGCGTCTGGTCTCGCGCTCGGCTGGGAAGCTGA
- a CDS encoding YfhO family protein — MSWGKVLISAAGLLALLAFAYSPVLGGNLLAGRDVFRIFFPDSAFLLESLRAGELPLWNPYLRLGQPFAATLYSQVYYPPRWVAVLLAGPIASMTVMHIAHAALASVGVFLLARRLRASWPAALVAGAMFGLSPMMTDLGIQQNVVDAAAWSGFIVLAALDLTSRFGRGPLVLLAVTSAMSLFAGSPETTLWQGIVAVLVALLGRPSTSDPDADSTPTPGGVIGLASSEGAREEPLLATGTQSPAAITVPHDAGTRALSTAEAHLQTVTVSPSRRARPITLRARVLAVSRVTAGFVLSIVLASVALLPAAEFAGNSLRAQRGWSEQLAWSVSWPQVLSTVWPLADWPRDRYWGEDQWFILNLFLGTLPCALAVVGGLHGPRRARPFVVGALGLVMLSLGRHLPPAAWFIQTFPPFSLFRYPAKYFVGAAFCGAVLSAFGLDAMGRLARGVAPSRWKAALAFVGMGVAIAVSGPLVRMLPMRASAEAGAPWVPFALGLAVLVFLLLPWSFARPRRVRHGLAALAILELAAAHSLLGIPKYTPWEALRQPFSLRPHLPAPFPGRISADIEGPEDPTRAVVTNTIERSLDRLMPNRFVEERLPALEGYGAPEPLRSNVFHLAGERGVYDLAGVTHYLRQGPPPYEDLELLHQAEDGTTLSRSRTALPHAFLVQRARVVTDEEALDAVLDPDQPFREIAFLSSGEPLNRPTCKGAVSPQGQSAQHLALDVTACDDSYLVVSDSHYPGWRATVDGKDVPIHRANLALRAVRLSPGEHHIRFDYQPTSFRLGLVLSLLAGLTLVGVVFAPRRRRPQVRPS; from the coding sequence GTGTCATGGGGCAAGGTGCTCATCTCCGCGGCGGGATTGCTGGCCCTGCTCGCGTTCGCGTACAGCCCCGTGCTCGGCGGCAACCTGCTGGCGGGACGGGATGTGTTCCGCATCTTCTTCCCGGACTCGGCCTTCCTGCTCGAATCGCTGCGCGCGGGGGAACTGCCGCTCTGGAATCCGTACCTGCGACTGGGCCAGCCGTTCGCCGCGACGCTGTACTCGCAGGTGTATTACCCGCCGCGCTGGGTGGCGGTGCTGCTCGCCGGGCCCATCGCGTCGATGACGGTGATGCACATCGCGCATGCGGCGCTCGCGTCCGTGGGCGTGTTCCTCCTCGCGCGAAGGCTGCGTGCGTCGTGGCCCGCGGCGCTGGTCGCGGGCGCGATGTTCGGCCTGTCGCCGATGATGACGGACCTGGGCATCCAGCAGAACGTCGTGGATGCGGCGGCGTGGAGCGGGTTCATCGTGCTCGCCGCGCTGGACCTCACCTCTCGCTTCGGGCGAGGACCGCTGGTGCTGCTCGCGGTGACCTCCGCGATGTCGCTGTTCGCGGGCTCACCGGAGACGACGCTGTGGCAGGGAATCGTCGCGGTGCTCGTGGCGCTCCTCGGCCGCCCCTCGACGTCGGACCCTGACGCGGACTCCACGCCCACACCCGGTGGCGTCATCGGACTGGCGTCATCGGAGGGAGCGCGCGAGGAACCCCTGCTCGCCACGGGCACGCAGAGCCCCGCGGCAATCACGGTTCCTCACGACGCGGGGACACGGGCCTTGTCCACCGCGGAAGCACACCTCCAGACCGTGACGGTGTCGCCCTCGCGGAGGGCTCGGCCCATCACACTTCGTGCACGGGTGCTCGCGGTCTCACGCGTCACCGCGGGCTTCGTCCTGTCCATCGTGCTCGCGTCGGTGGCGCTGCTCCCAGCCGCGGAGTTCGCCGGCAACTCCCTCCGAGCACAGCGCGGCTGGTCGGAGCAGCTCGCGTGGTCCGTCTCGTGGCCGCAAGTCCTCTCCACGGTGTGGCCGCTCGCGGACTGGCCTCGTGACAGGTACTGGGGCGAGGACCAGTGGTTCATCCTCAACCTCTTCCTCGGCACCCTGCCCTGCGCGCTCGCGGTGGTGGGCGGACTCCACGGCCCGCGCCGGGCTCGGCCCTTCGTGGTGGGTGCGCTGGGGCTCGTGATGCTGAGCCTGGGACGCCACCTGCCACCGGCCGCGTGGTTCATCCAGACGTTCCCGCCCTTCTCCCTCTTCCGCTATCCGGCGAAGTACTTCGTGGGCGCGGCCTTCTGCGGCGCGGTCCTCTCCGCCTTCGGGCTCGATGCGATGGGACGGCTTGCTCGCGGCGTGGCGCCGTCGCGATGGAAGGCCGCGCTCGCGTTCGTCGGCATGGGCGTGGCCATCGCGGTCAGTGGCCCCTTGGTCCGCATGCTCCCCATGCGCGCCTCCGCCGAAGCCGGCGCGCCCTGGGTTCCCTTCGCGCTGGGCCTCGCGGTCCTCGTCTTCTTGCTGTTGCCCTGGTCCTTCGCGCGCCCTCGTCGCGTCCGGCATGGGCTGGCGGCACTCGCGATCCTCGAGCTCGCCGCGGCGCACTCGCTGCTCGGCATTCCCAAGTACACGCCCTGGGAAGCCCTGCGGCAGCCCTTCTCCCTGCGCCCGCACCTGCCCGCGCCCTTCCCAGGGCGCATCAGCGCGGACATCGAAGGCCCCGAGGACCCGACGCGTGCCGTGGTGACGAACACCATCGAGCGCAGCCTCGACCGCCTCATGCCCAATCGCTTCGTGGAGGAGCGCCTGCCCGCGCTGGAGGGCTACGGCGCTCCCGAACCGCTGCGCTCCAATGTCTTCCACCTCGCGGGGGAGCGCGGCGTCTACGACCTCGCGGGTGTCACCCACTATCTCCGCCAGGGCCCTCCTCCCTACGAAGACCTGGAGCTCTTGCATCAAGCGGAGGACGGAACCACCCTCTCCCGCTCGCGCACCGCCCTGCCCCACGCCTTCCTCGTGCAGCGCGCCCGCGTCGTCACGGATGAAGAGGCCCTGGACGCGGTGCTCGACCCGGACCAGCCCTTCCGCGAGATTGCCTTCCTCTCCTCCGGCGAGCCGCTGAATCGACCCACCTGCAAGGGAGCGGTGAGCCCCCAGGGACAGAGCGCCCAGCACCTCGCGCTGGACGTGACGGCCTGCGACGACAGCTACCTCGTTGTCTCCGACAGCCACTACCCCGGCTGGCGAGCGACAGTGGACGGGAAGGACGTCCCCATCCACCGCGCCAACCTGGCCCTGCGAGCGGTGCGATTGAGCCCTGGCGAGCACCACATCCGCTTCGACTACCAGCCCACCAGCTTCCGCCTCGGGCTCGTCTTGTCCTTGCTCGCGGGACTCACCCTCGTGGGGGTGGTGTTCGCGCCGCGACGCCGTCGTCCACAGGTCCGGCCGAGCTAG
- a CDS encoding MerR family transcriptional regulator, which translates to MALTVSQVARLAKISVRTLHHYDALELLCPSERSDAGYRLYSQADLQRLQQVLFFRELGFPLEEIRRILGNPDFNLRAALLMQRRLLDERAERLDTLRHAVDAALASIDQGTQMSGEEMFEGFEPTRYEDEVRERWGDTEAYRESKRRTAKYQKDDWRRIKEEADGVFEGLARLLEAGHAPTEREAMDLAEAHRQHLIRWFYPCTPDFHRALGELYVSDARFTENIDSKRPGLALFSREAFVANAARQSS; encoded by the coding sequence ATGGCCCTGACCGTCAGTCAAGTCGCTCGCCTGGCCAAGATCAGCGTGCGCACGCTGCACCACTACGACGCGCTGGAGTTGTTGTGCCCGTCGGAGCGCAGCGACGCGGGCTACCGGCTGTATTCGCAGGCGGACTTGCAGCGGTTGCAACAGGTGCTCTTCTTCCGGGAGCTCGGGTTCCCGCTGGAGGAGATTCGCCGCATCCTGGGCAATCCCGACTTCAACCTTCGCGCGGCTCTGCTCATGCAACGCCGGTTGTTGGATGAGCGCGCCGAGCGGCTGGACACCTTGAGGCACGCCGTGGATGCGGCGCTGGCCTCCATTGACCAGGGGACGCAGATGAGCGGCGAAGAGATGTTCGAGGGGTTCGAGCCCACGCGCTACGAAGACGAGGTGAGGGAGCGCTGGGGCGACACGGAGGCGTATCGGGAGTCGAAGCGGCGCACCGCGAAGTACCAGAAGGATGACTGGCGCCGAATCAAAGAGGAGGCCGATGGCGTCTTCGAGGGGCTGGCGCGGTTGCTCGAAGCGGGCCACGCGCCGACGGAGCGCGAGGCCATGGACCTGGCGGAAGCGCATCGGCAACACCTCATCCGCTGGTTCTACCCCTGCACCCCGGACTTCCACCGGGCGCTGGGCGAGCTGTACGTGAGCGACGCGCGCTTCACGGAGAACATCGACAGCAAGCGGCCCGGGCTCGCGCTCTTCTCGCGGGAGGCCTTCGTCGCGAACGCCGCGCGGCAGAGCAGCTAG